A section of the Elizabethkingia anophelis R26 genome encodes:
- a CDS encoding efflux RND transporter permease subunit translates to MVEMFIRRKVLSLVISIIIVLLGVMALLKLPITQFPDIVPPSVTVTARYTGANAEVSANAVALPLERAINGVPGMTYMSTVTSNDGLTLIQVFFEVGTDPDVAAVNVQNRVTTVLDELPEEVIRAGVTTEKEVNSMLMYLNITSKDESQDEQFIYNFTDINILQELKRIDGVGRAEIMGQKEYSMRVWLDPQKMAAYHISADEVITSLQKQNIAAAPGKVGETSGKTSSQLQYVIKYTGKFFDPKQYEEVPIRSDANGTILKLKDIAKVEFGAMNYGMVSKTDGRPSASIMMKQRPGSNASEVIKNVKEKMAELKETSFPPGMEYNMAYDVSRFLDASIDSVLHTLIEAFILVGIVVFIFLQDWRSTLIPVLAVPVALIGTFAFMQTLDFSINLLTLFALVLAIGIVVDNAIVVVEAVHVKMEEGLSPLDATITATKEIAGAVVAITIVMSAVFIPVAFLDGPVGVFYRQFSLTLAISIVISGVNALTLTPALCAIILKPHDHNKKKNIADKLFQRFNNGFDKLTQGYTNILSKFATRTTVTFGLLFLFIGLTWATSKFLPGGFIPMEDQGMAYVSVTTPQGATVERTEKVLDEVTEIAKKIEGVENVTTLAGYSIVTEIAGASYGMAMINLKDWKDRNISVNEFITELSKKTKGISDAQIEIFAPPTVPGFGNTSGFELRLLDRSGGDIVNTDKVTKEFIKKLNEAPEIQNSFTSFDATFPQYMIHVDYDMAAKKGVSVDNAMSTLQTMLGSYYATNFIRFSQMYKVMVQASPEHRDTPESILNLYLKNDAGEMVPFSTFITIERVYGPEVLTRYNMYMSAMINGEPAEGYSSGDAIAAVERVAAETLPRGFDIEWSGMTREEILSGNQTVYIFGICLLFVYLLLAAQYESFLLPMPVLLSLPTGIFGSYIALVLVGLDNNIYAQVALVMLIGLLAKNAILIVEFAIARNKEGYDIIPAAIEGARQRLRPILMTSFAFVAGLIPLCIATGAGATGNRSIGIAAAGGMLIGTIFGLVIIPGLYIFFAKLENKKKDEKKGS, encoded by the coding sequence ATGGTAGAAATGTTTATCAGGCGAAAGGTTCTTTCGCTCGTAATCTCTATAATTATTGTCCTGTTGGGTGTAATGGCTTTATTAAAATTACCTATTACCCAATTTCCGGACATTGTCCCTCCTTCTGTAACCGTAACAGCAAGGTATACAGGTGCTAATGCCGAAGTATCGGCTAATGCAGTTGCTCTCCCATTGGAAAGAGCCATCAACGGTGTACCCGGGATGACGTATATGTCGACAGTAACCTCCAATGACGGATTAACCCTTATCCAGGTTTTCTTTGAAGTAGGAACAGATCCCGATGTAGCCGCCGTTAACGTACAGAACAGAGTAACCACTGTCCTCGATGAATTGCCTGAGGAAGTTATCCGCGCTGGGGTAACTACTGAAAAGGAGGTAAACAGTATGCTGATGTATCTTAACATCACCAGTAAAGACGAAAGTCAGGATGAACAGTTTATTTATAACTTCACGGACATTAATATCCTGCAGGAACTAAAACGTATTGATGGTGTTGGGCGTGCAGAGATTATGGGACAAAAAGAATACTCCATGCGGGTATGGCTGGACCCTCAGAAAATGGCTGCCTATCATATCTCGGCAGATGAAGTCATTACTTCTTTGCAAAAGCAGAATATTGCCGCTGCTCCCGGAAAAGTAGGTGAAACATCTGGGAAGACATCCAGTCAGCTACAGTATGTTATAAAATACACCGGAAAATTCTTCGATCCTAAACAATATGAAGAAGTACCAATCCGCTCGGACGCCAACGGTACAATCCTAAAATTAAAAGATATTGCCAAAGTAGAATTTGGCGCCATGAACTACGGAATGGTATCCAAAACAGACGGAAGACCATCTGCATCGATTATGATGAAACAGCGTCCGGGTTCCAATGCTTCTGAAGTTATTAAAAATGTAAAAGAAAAAATGGCGGAGCTGAAAGAAACCTCTTTCCCTCCGGGTATGGAATACAATATGGCTTACGATGTATCCCGATTTCTGGATGCATCCATAGACTCGGTATTACATACATTGATTGAAGCCTTCATCCTTGTAGGAATTGTAGTATTTATCTTCCTGCAAGACTGGCGTTCCACATTAATACCGGTTCTGGCTGTACCAGTTGCTCTAATCGGAACATTTGCATTTATGCAGACGTTGGATTTCTCCATTAACTTACTAACACTATTCGCACTGGTTCTGGCCATTGGTATTGTAGTGGATAATGCTATTGTTGTTGTTGAAGCTGTCCATGTTAAAATGGAAGAAGGCCTAAGCCCTCTGGATGCTACTATTACCGCAACAAAGGAAATTGCAGGTGCCGTTGTCGCTATTACCATTGTAATGTCTGCAGTATTTATTCCCGTAGCATTTCTGGATGGACCTGTCGGTGTATTCTACAGACAGTTCTCTTTGACATTGGCGATTAGTATTGTAATCTCAGGGGTTAATGCATTAACATTAACACCGGCACTTTGTGCTATTATCCTGAAGCCACACGACCACAATAAAAAGAAAAATATTGCGGATAAACTCTTTCAGCGATTTAACAATGGATTTGACAAACTAACCCAAGGCTATACTAACATACTTTCCAAATTCGCCACAAGAACAACGGTAACTTTCGGGCTGCTATTCCTGTTTATTGGCCTTACATGGGCTACATCCAAATTTTTACCAGGAGGATTTATCCCAATGGAGGATCAGGGAATGGCTTATGTAAGTGTAACAACCCCCCAAGGCGCAACAGTGGAAAGAACTGAAAAAGTTCTGGATGAAGTTACCGAAATTGCTAAAAAAATTGAGGGTGTAGAAAACGTAACGACTCTTGCCGGATACAGCATTGTTACGGAAATTGCCGGCGCCTCATATGGTATGGCAATGATTAACCTGAAGGACTGGAAAGACAGGAATATCTCTGTTAATGAATTCATTACTGAACTATCGAAGAAAACAAAAGGTATTTCCGATGCACAGATCGAAATTTTTGCACCACCTACAGTTCCGGGATTTGGTAACACCAGTGGTTTCGAACTTCGATTATTAGATCGTTCAGGCGGAGACATTGTCAATACTGATAAAGTCACTAAGGAATTTATTAAAAAACTAAATGAAGCTCCTGAAATTCAGAACAGTTTCACCAGTTTCGATGCTACTTTTCCACAATATATGATTCATGTCGATTATGATATGGCTGCTAAGAAAGGGGTATCTGTAGACAATGCGATGTCTACCCTGCAAACTATGCTTGGATCTTATTATGCCACCAACTTTATTCGCTTTAGCCAGATGTATAAGGTAATGGTACAGGCAAGTCCGGAACACCGTGATACGCCGGAAAGCATTCTGAACCTCTACCTGAAAAATGATGCCGGCGAGATGGTTCCTTTCTCTACATTTATTACGATAGAGCGAGTATACGGTCCGGAAGTTCTTACCCGATACAATATGTACATGTCGGCTATGATCAATGGTGAACCCGCTGAGGGCTACAGTTCCGGAGATGCTATTGCAGCAGTAGAACGTGTAGCAGCAGAAACACTTCCAAGAGGTTTCGATATCGAATGGTCTGGTATGACCCGGGAAGAAATTCTCTCCGGTAATCAGACAGTATATATCTTCGGAATTTGTTTGTTATTCGTTTATCTGCTTCTTGCAGCACAATATGAAAGTTTCCTTCTGCCAATGCCGGTATTACTAAGTTTACCAACCGGTATTTTCGGATCTTATATTGCTTTGGTTCTGGTCGGTCTGGATAATAATATTTATGCACAGGTTGCTCTTGTCATGCTGATTGGTTTGCTTGCCAAAAATGCTATTTTGATTGTGGAATTCGCCATAGCCCGGAATAAAGAAGGTTATGACATAATTCCTGCAGCCATTGAAGGAGCCCGCCAGCGTCTTCGTCCGATTCTGATGACATCTTTTGCGTTTGTAGCCGGACTTATTCCGCTATGTATTGCAACAGGCGCCGGTGCCACAGGAAACCGTTCCATTGGTATTGCAGCAGCTGGTGGTATGCTTATCGGTACTATTTTCGGACTGGTTATTATCCCGGGACTTTACATATTTTTTGCCAAACTAGAAAACAAGAAGAAAGATGAGAAAAAGGGTTCATAA
- a CDS encoding RidA family protein — protein MNLLPQEKFETLGLSLPPAPAPLGIYKPFLVDGKYLYLSGHGPVQNDKSLIIGRIGEDMDIEQGKLAARQVGLTMLSTIVTNFNSLNAVKKVVKVFGMVNCSTDFLRHPYVINGCSDLFAEVWGKENGIGVRSAVGMGSLPDNIPVEVEAVFELY, from the coding sequence ATGAATTTGTTACCGCAGGAAAAATTTGAAACACTTGGACTTTCTTTACCACCGGCTCCTGCGCCGCTGGGTATATACAAACCTTTTTTAGTAGATGGAAAGTATCTTTATTTGTCCGGACATGGCCCGGTACAAAATGATAAATCACTTATCATCGGAAGAATAGGGGAAGATATGGACATAGAGCAGGGGAAGCTTGCCGCAAGACAGGTAGGTTTGACAATGTTATCCACAATTGTTACAAATTTCAATAGTCTGAATGCTGTGAAAAAAGTCGTGAAAGTATTTGGTATGGTCAACTGTAGTACGGATTTCCTAAGACACCCTTATGTTATTAACGGGTGCAGTGATCTTTTTGCAGAAGTATGGGGAAAAGAGAATGGTATAGGTGTAAGAAGTGCAGTGGGAATGGGGTCGTTGCCGGATAATATCCCTGTGGAGGTAGAAGCTGTTTTTGAATTATATTAA
- a CDS encoding GntP family permease: MNILILSLCIVVLVLQIVRFKINPFIAFITTSLLAGLTLGVPVDKLANTIQKGFGDMLGSITLIIIFGTCIGKLTVSSGAASVIADTVMKWTGEKYVRLGLMITGFIVGIPLFYSVGFILLVPLIFSVAYQFKLPKVYIAIPMLASLSVAHGFLPPHPSPMALNSMLHADVGLVLIYGVIIAIPTLLIAGLLFSNTLRNIKTTETSAFNSTMSVSAIHTEKPGFWISITSSLFPVFGLTITTLLPLIWKNEYVSLVCKTIGEPSIIMLLSLVICTYTLGIRAGKDMRTIMNEFTEAIKDVILIILIIGGAGSLKEIMMVSGVSQTIVDSLSQINIHPYLLAWLMAALIRICVGSATAAGLMTAGVLLPLLQLDALDANLLVLAIGAGSLMCSHVNDPGFWMFKEYFGTSMKDTVKSWTVMESLVSVLGIVFIFILNTIIH; encoded by the coding sequence ATGAATATTCTTATTCTTTCATTATGTATTGTTGTATTGGTCTTGCAGATTGTAAGATTTAAGATAAATCCCTTTATTGCATTTATTACAACATCTCTGTTAGCGGGGCTTACGTTAGGAGTTCCGGTTGATAAACTGGCCAATACTATTCAGAAGGGTTTTGGAGATATGCTGGGATCTATTACGCTGATCATTATTTTTGGTACGTGTATTGGGAAGCTAACGGTTTCTTCAGGAGCTGCGTCTGTAATTGCGGATACGGTTATGAAGTGGACGGGAGAGAAATATGTGCGCCTGGGGCTTATGATTACCGGTTTTATAGTCGGGATACCTTTATTTTATAGTGTTGGATTTATATTGTTGGTACCTCTTATTTTCTCAGTTGCATACCAATTTAAGTTGCCTAAGGTTTATATTGCAATTCCTATGCTGGCCTCCTTGTCTGTTGCACACGGATTTCTACCACCTCATCCTTCACCAATGGCATTAAACAGCATGTTGCATGCAGATGTAGGATTGGTGCTCATCTATGGTGTTATTATAGCTATACCGACTCTTCTCATTGCTGGTTTGTTATTCTCCAATACACTGAGAAATATTAAAACTACCGAGACCAGTGCCTTTAATTCTACAATGAGTGTATCCGCTATTCATACCGAGAAACCGGGTTTCTGGATAAGTATTACTTCTTCTTTATTTCCTGTTTTTGGTCTTACCATTACGACACTTTTGCCTCTGATATGGAAGAATGAGTATGTAAGCCTGGTATGTAAAACTATAGGTGAGCCTAGTATTATCATGTTGTTGTCATTGGTAATATGTACTTATACTTTGGGTATAAGAGCGGGAAAGGATATGAGAACTATTATGAATGAATTTACAGAGGCTATTAAAGATGTTATTCTGATTATACTTATTATCGGAGGAGCCGGTAGTCTGAAAGAAATTATGATGGTTAGTGGTGTTAGTCAGACAATTGTAGATAGCCTGAGTCAAATCAATATTCATCCTTATCTGCTGGCATGGCTAATGGCAGCGCTGATAAGAATATGCGTGGGATCTGCTACTGCTGCAGGCTTAATGACAGCAGGTGTTTTATTGCCTTTGTTACAGCTAGATGCTCTGGATGCTAATCTGTTGGTACTCGCTATAGGTGCAGGTAGCCTCATGTGCTCACATGTAAACGACCCCGGATTTTGGATGTTTAAAGAATATTTCGGAACCAGTATGAAGGATACCGTAAAGTCGTGGACTGTTATGGAATCTCTGGTTTCTGTACTCGGAATTGTTTTTATTTTTATACTTAATACTATTATACATTAA
- a CDS encoding SusC/RagA family TonB-linked outer membrane protein, which yields MKKILFLTFIGGMAYMVKANELVIKKYATERGVIQTEVTGRVVNQENNTPIAGASVYAKSNPDIKTLTDEKGNFVLNLPEGETHVVVSADGYTTIEYRADAGSELLVKLKSSENVIEQVVITALGVKKVGKSVTYAITELKGDQFDKAKETNVANALTGKIAGVNVSSTATGPNGSSRVVIRGNGSLNGNNQPMYVVNDLPIDNTQLNLPVIGNGANLTRINVDRGDGTTVINPDDIQSITVLKGGTAAALYGANAANGVILINTKRGAAQKGIGIDYNTSFTLENVAIVPDWQYEYGAGDKGKKPLTQSEAVSTGRWSWGAKMDGSDVIQFDGVKRPYNPQKNNIRNFYRTGNTFTNSVALSGGTEKAAGRLSLSNMDNKNIIPNADFNRKTINIAGNVNLTNWLKFDVVAQYNIEKSNNRPTVSDAEANPNWGAYMIANTVDIRNLAPGYDVNGMEVAWNPVPIATNPQYVINKIKNNDTKNRFIGMLNVKLNFTPDLFLVGRVGQDYNNYNFTGYIPKTTLNNPIGYLQSSKMALSTLNSEAILNYTKKNIYKDFSLNALLGVNSRTTLRDETRIEGSGFILDNVYSLTNLSTVSYTYPYGKTKTNSVYGALDLDYKNVFFLNFTGRQDWFSTLSPKNNSVFYPSIGTSVIVSDIFRMPKWISYAKFRSSWAQVGGATPDPYALQPSFILSQGGHNGQQLQGYTNYRVPNATLSPLTSTTFEIGTDLGFFRNRLNVDFAWYDRSTTNDIVETTISNSSGATTSLLNIGKMRNRGIELLINSKVYKSKNFSWDVTLNSSYNKNTVEALTDQLNSISMATSVNGYAIVTSDVGRPYSIIKGYRPLTDASGNIVYNVSGGSATIARGPLEELGLGVHPWGIGLSNDFKYKSFTLSFLIDAKFGGSLFSGTDLYGTRMGLTKLTLEGRENGLPIKGVDTNGKPVDMVIAPENLRTYYDGMRNITSMFVYDASFIKLRQVVIGYKLPAIKRLPAIREISVSFVARNLFILYKKTPNVDPESVFSAGNAQGIEQFGVPRTRSFGLSLNVKL from the coding sequence ATGAAGAAAATATTGTTTTTAACATTTATTGGAGGAATGGCATATATGGTGAAGGCAAATGAACTGGTCATAAAAAAATATGCAACAGAGCGTGGAGTTATCCAAACAGAGGTTACGGGAAGAGTCGTTAATCAGGAAAATAATACACCTATAGCAGGTGCAAGTGTTTACGCCAAAAGTAATCCTGATATAAAGACGCTTACGGATGAAAAAGGAAATTTTGTACTGAATCTGCCCGAGGGGGAAACACATGTAGTGGTAAGTGCCGATGGGTATACGACTATAGAATACAGAGCTGATGCCGGAAGTGAATTACTTGTTAAACTGAAATCATCTGAAAATGTAATAGAGCAGGTTGTAATCACTGCATTGGGTGTGAAAAAAGTAGGTAAATCTGTTACCTATGCTATTACAGAACTTAAAGGAGATCAGTTTGATAAAGCTAAAGAAACAAATGTTGCTAATGCACTGACTGGTAAGATTGCCGGTGTTAACGTCAGTAGTACAGCAACCGGTCCAAATGGCTCGAGCAGAGTAGTTATAAGAGGTAATGGCTCGCTGAATGGTAATAACCAGCCAATGTATGTGGTAAATGATTTGCCAATTGATAATACTCAGCTCAATCTTCCTGTTATTGGCAATGGAGCAAATCTTACCAGAATAAATGTAGACAGAGGAGATGGTACTACGGTGATTAATCCGGATGATATCCAGAGTATAACAGTTCTGAAAGGAGGTACCGCTGCAGCATTATATGGTGCTAATGCAGCAAACGGTGTGATCCTTATCAATACCAAAAGAGGAGCTGCACAAAAAGGAATCGGTATAGATTATAATACATCCTTTACATTGGAAAATGTAGCTATTGTACCAGACTGGCAATATGAATACGGAGCAGGGGATAAAGGCAAAAAACCACTTACACAGTCTGAAGCTGTTAGTACAGGACGCTGGTCATGGGGTGCTAAAATGGATGGAAGTGATGTGATACAGTTTGATGGGGTAAAAAGACCTTACAACCCGCAGAAAAATAATATCCGTAATTTCTACAGAACAGGAAATACATTTACCAATTCGGTTGCTTTGTCTGGTGGAACCGAGAAAGCCGCGGGCCGTCTTTCTCTTTCCAATATGGATAACAAAAATATTATTCCGAATGCAGATTTTAACAGAAAGACAATAAACATAGCAGGAAATGTTAACTTGACAAATTGGTTGAAGTTTGATGTTGTAGCACAATATAATATCGAAAAGTCTAATAACAGACCTACAGTATCTGACGCGGAAGCTAACCCTAACTGGGGTGCTTATATGATAGCTAATACTGTTGATATAAGAAATTTGGCTCCCGGATACGATGTGAACGGAATGGAAGTAGCCTGGAATCCTGTTCCTATAGCAACCAATCCACAGTATGTGATTAATAAAATAAAAAATAACGATACCAAAAATCGTTTTATCGGTATGTTGAATGTGAAATTGAACTTTACACCTGATTTGTTTTTGGTAGGGCGTGTAGGGCAGGATTATAACAATTATAACTTCACGGGATATATTCCCAAAACAACACTGAATAATCCTATAGGCTATTTGCAGAGCTCGAAGATGGCTTTGTCTACACTCAATTCAGAAGCAATACTAAACTATACTAAAAAGAATATTTATAAAGATTTTTCACTGAATGCTTTGCTGGGAGTCAATTCCCGTACAACCCTCAGGGATGAAACCCGGATAGAAGGTTCCGGATTTATTCTGGATAATGTTTATTCCCTTACCAATCTGTCTACTGTAAGTTATACATATCCTTATGGTAAAACCAAAACCAATTCTGTGTATGGGGCTTTGGATCTGGATTATAAAAATGTATTCTTCTTAAACTTTACAGGACGTCAGGACTGGTTCTCTACGCTATCTCCAAAGAATAACTCGGTTTTCTATCCTTCTATAGGGACAAGTGTAATAGTATCGGATATCTTTAGAATGCCGAAATGGATTTCATATGCGAAGTTCAGGAGTTCATGGGCGCAGGTAGGCGGGGCTACGCCGGATCCATATGCATTGCAGCCTTCTTTTATTTTATCACAGGGTGGACACAACGGGCAACAGCTTCAGGGATATACCAACTACAGAGTACCTAATGCTACTTTAAGTCCGTTAACATCTACAACCTTCGAAATAGGAACAGATTTAGGGTTTTTCAGAAACAGACTGAATGTTGATTTTGCATGGTATGATCGCTCTACAACCAATGATATTGTGGAAACAACAATTTCTAATTCGTCGGGGGCAACAACTTCATTATTGAATATTGGTAAAATGAGGAACAGAGGGATAGAATTGCTTATTAACAGTAAGGTTTATAAATCCAAAAATTTCTCATGGGATGTTACACTAAACAGTTCTTATAATAAAAATACAGTAGAGGCGCTTACAGATCAGTTAAATTCTATTTCTATGGCTACGTCAGTAAATGGTTACGCAATTGTTACCAGTGATGTTGGAAGACCATACAGTATTATAAAAGGCTACAGGCCTCTTACGGATGCTAGCGGGAATATTGTTTATAATGTAAGTGGTGGCTCTGCAACTATAGCCAGGGGACCTCTTGAAGAATTAGGATTGGGAGTGCATCCATGGGGAATAGGACTGAGTAACGATTTTAAATACAAATCGTTTACACTTAGCTTTTTAATAGATGCTAAATTCGGAGGAAGTCTTTTCTCTGGTACAGATTTGTACGGAACCAGGATGGGGCTTACAAAACTTACTCTGGAGGGACGTGAAAACGGATTGCCGATAAAAGGGGTAGATACAAACGGGAAACCTGTTGATATGGTTATAGCGCCGGAAAACCTGCGTACTTATTACGATGGAATGAGAAACATTACTTCCATGTTTGTTTATGATGCCAGTTTTATAAAACTAAGACAAGTTGTTATCGGATATAAATTACCTGCTATAAAAAGATTGCCTGCAATAAGAGAGATATCTGTTTCATTTGTTGCCAGAAATCTATTCATTCTTTACAAGAAGACACCTAATGTTGATCCTGAATCTGTATTTAGTGCAGGAAATGCACAAGGTATAGAGCAATTTGGGGTGCCAAGAACCAGAAGCTTCGGATTAAGCTTAAATGTCAAATTGTAA
- a CDS encoding efflux RND transporter periplasmic adaptor subunit, translating to MYLKHVIICVVTVLLIASCSKAKDAANKEVKNVPVLKITKKDTLVSNQFVTDIQAKKNVEIHSRIAGIMQYVSVNEGQFVKQGQRLFKINDAELQMELLKSNASLKQAEADVRIAEVEVKQIQSLYDKKFVAGNELEMVKAKLSSARAKLAYADAERRTVLQKISFTNIVAPFDGVIDVIPYKEGSLVENGSLLTTLSQLNEIYAYFSIPENKYFEMLANDKIGAHQKIELMLPNGIKYQYNGTLRTAEGEIDKATGSIRYKVSFPNPDHLIKHGTSGKLIISEDQPDAILIPQKSTFSIQDKTYVFIVDSQNKVKMRNISIGITLRDSYIVDSGLKAGDIIVYEGTQSLRDGESIRVKKTY from the coding sequence ATGTATTTAAAACATGTAATAATCTGTGTTGTTACAGTATTACTTATTGCTTCATGTAGCAAAGCCAAAGATGCGGCCAACAAAGAAGTAAAAAACGTACCCGTATTAAAAATCACCAAAAAAGACACCTTAGTAAGCAACCAGTTCGTAACCGATATTCAGGCAAAAAAGAATGTAGAAATACATTCCAGAATTGCAGGGATTATGCAGTATGTATCTGTCAATGAAGGGCAATTTGTAAAGCAAGGTCAGCGACTTTTCAAAATTAATGACGCCGAACTTCAGATGGAACTTTTAAAGTCTAACGCCAGTCTGAAGCAGGCAGAAGCTGATGTCCGTATTGCTGAAGTAGAAGTAAAACAAATTCAGAGCCTTTACGATAAGAAATTTGTTGCCGGCAACGAACTGGAAATGGTAAAAGCTAAATTGTCTTCTGCAAGAGCTAAACTAGCTTATGCAGATGCCGAGCGTAGAACTGTTCTGCAGAAAATAAGCTTCACTAATATTGTAGCACCCTTCGACGGGGTTATAGACGTCATCCCATACAAAGAGGGAAGCCTTGTAGAAAATGGTTCTCTTCTTACAACATTATCCCAGCTTAATGAAATTTATGCTTATTTCTCTATTCCTGAAAATAAGTATTTCGAGATGCTGGCTAATGATAAAATCGGTGCTCATCAGAAAATTGAGCTAATGCTTCCAAACGGAATTAAATACCAATACAATGGAACCCTAAGAACCGCTGAGGGCGAAATTGACAAAGCTACAGGATCTATCAGATATAAAGTATCATTCCCGAACCCGGATCATCTGATCAAACATGGTACCTCCGGTAAGCTTATTATTTCTGAAGACCAGCCGGATGCTATACTTATTCCTCAAAAATCCACATTCTCCATTCAGGATAAAACCTATGTTTTTATAGTCGATTCACAGAATAAAGTCAAAATGAGGAATATCAGCATCGGTATAACGCTTAGAGACTCTTATATTGTAGATAGCGGACTAAAAGCTGGTGACATTATCGTTTATGAAGGTACACAGTCGTTAAGAGATGGTGAATCTATCCGCGTAAAAAAGACTTATTAA
- a CDS encoding SusD/RagB family nutrient-binding outer membrane lipoprotein, which yields MNKIILYTLFVLLFCVASCTRGFEDINTNHNSVGTPNPDFVFSKSQLDGLNNNYFYTSILQCGQMIQHYASYKEASGVGDKYLDNEVYYSAYFSQAYPNAINQVTLVINELKKDPKNINKLNTARIWKVYLYHRITDLYGDIPYTEAAKAYSDKIFLPKYDSQELIYKDMLKELEEAATALDASKTGFGKADLIYDGDINKWKKFAYSLMLRLGMRLTKVDQNLSKEWVTKAINGGVILNSADNAMMRYTDGPNDFNRNPSAFDPIRWDFSRGSNGRTNNEGGKLSKTFIDFLKSTADPRISVYSGVWEGSVQNTAPAVQKGFPNGTNVAPSPAEQATYSEPNQSTVLRMDAPMLLLGNVETQLYLAEASLRGWYGEAARTLYEKAVKASFLNMGIYGASYAISDAAPYLTANPFKDSGTFEEKMNQIHTQLWVGLFVDEQEIYANWRRTGYPQLTPVNFPGNVTNGTIPRRIKYPTSEYSVNSSNLAKALERQGRDVFTTRIWWDK from the coding sequence ATGAATAAAATAATATTATATACGCTGTTTGTACTGTTGTTTTGTGTAGCATCCTGTACAAGAGGTTTTGAAGATATCAATACCAATCACAATTCAGTAGGTACTCCCAATCCGGATTTTGTGTTTAGCAAATCTCAGCTGGATGGACTGAATAACAACTACTTTTATACTTCTATCCTTCAATGTGGACAAATGATACAGCATTATGCTTCCTATAAAGAAGCGTCGGGAGTTGGAGATAAATACCTGGATAACGAGGTGTATTATTCGGCTTATTTTTCACAGGCTTATCCAAATGCTATAAATCAGGTAACACTGGTGATAAACGAATTGAAAAAAGATCCGAAGAACATTAATAAGCTAAACACAGCCAGAATATGGAAAGTATACCTGTATCATCGTATTACCGATTTGTACGGAGATATTCCTTATACAGAAGCGGCAAAAGCGTATTCGGATAAAATATTTCTGCCTAAATATGACAGTCAGGAATTAATTTATAAAGATATGCTGAAGGAGCTTGAAGAAGCTGCAACAGCATTGGATGCATCAAAAACAGGATTTGGTAAAGCAGACTTAATCTATGACGGAGATATAAATAAATGGAAGAAATTTGCCTATTCGCTTATGCTTCGTTTAGGAATGAGGTTAACTAAAGTGGACCAGAATCTTTCCAAAGAATGGGTGACTAAAGCAATTAATGGAGGTGTTATTCTGAATAGTGCAGATAATGCAATGATGAGATATACCGACGGACCAAATGATTTTAACAGAAACCCTTCTGCATTTGATCCCATAAGATGGGATTTTTCCAGAGGATCGAACGGAAGAACAAATAATGAAGGTGGTAAGTTGAGTAAAACTTTTATAGATTTTCTAAAGTCTACAGCAGATCCCAGAATAAGCGTATATTCCGGAGTATGGGAGGGTTCCGTACAGAATACCGCTCCGGCAGTACAAAAGGGTTTTCCAAATGGGACAAATGTAGCACCGAGTCCTGCAGAACAGGCAACTTATTCCGAACCTAATCAAAGTACAGTTCTCCGTATGGATGCACCAATGTTATTATTAGGGAATGTTGAGACCCAACTGTATCTTGCAGAAGCTTCTCTGCGCGGATGGTATGGGGAAGCAGCTAGAACACTTTATGAAAAAGCGGTAAAAGCTTCTTTTCTTAATATGGGAATATACGGTGCTTCTTATGCGATAAGCGATGCTGCTCCTTATCTTACGGCTAATCCTTTTAAAGATTCAGGGACATTTGAAGAAAAAATGAACCAGATACATACACAATTATGGGTTGGACTTTTTGTAGATGAGCAGGAAATTTATGCTAATTGGAGAAGAACGGGTTATCCGCAATTAACGCCAGTGAACTTTCCTGGGAATGTAACCAACGGGACAATACCAAGACGTATTAAATACCCTACAAGTGAATATTCGGTGAATTCTTCCAATCTTGCAAAAGCTCTGGAACGTCAGGGTAGAGATGTATTTACAACCAGAATATGGTGGGATAAATAA